AGGAAATCTACCGCCGCTCCTTCGCCACCATCCGCGCCGAGGCCAACCTCAACGGCATTCCCGCCGACCTGGAAAAACTCGCCGTGCGGGTGATCCACGCCTGCGGCATGGTCGATGTGGTGGAGGACCTGCGCTTCTCCCCCGGTGCTGGCGCCGCTGGCCGAGCAGCGCTGCTGGCCGGTGCGCCGATCCTCTGCGATGCGCGCATGGTCGCCGAGGGCATCACCCGCCCGCGCCTGCCGGCTAACAACCAAGTGATCTGTACCCTGCACGACGCCGGCGTACCGGAGCTGGCCCGCGAAGTCGGCAACACCCGCTCGGCGGTGGCCCTGGAGCACTGGCGCGAGCATCTGGAAGGCAGCGTGGTGGTGATCGGCAATGCGCCCACCGCGCTGTTCTACCTGCTGGAAATGCTCGATGCGGGCGCACCCAAGCCGGCGCTGATCATCGGTATGCCGGTGGGCTTTATCGGCGCGGCGGAATCCAAGGATGCCCTGGCCGCAGACAGCCGTGGCGTGCCCTACGTGATCGTCCGTGGTCGCCGCGGCGGCAGCGCCATGGCAGTGGCGGCAGTCAACGCCCTCGCCTCGGAGGTGGAGTGATGGCTGGCCGTCTGCTTGGTCTGGGCGTCGGCCCCGGCGACCCCGAGCTGCTTACCCTCAAGGCGCTGCGCCTGCTGAAATCGGCGCCCGTGGTGGCCTATTTCGTGGCCAAGGCCAAGCACAATGCCGGCCATGGCGGTAATGCCTTCAGCATCATTGAGGAACATCTGGACGCCGCCCAGCAGCGCCTGCCGCTGGTCTACCCGGTGACCACCGAGAAGCTCGCCCCGCCGCTGTCCTACGAGGATGTGATCGCCGACTTCTACGACACCTGCGCGCAGCAGATCGCCCAATTGCTGGACGCCGGCCAGGACGTGGCGGTGATCTGCGAAGGCGACCCGTTCTTCTACGGCTCCTACATGTACCTGCACGACCGCCTGGCCGAGCGCTACGAGGTGGAAGTGGTGCCCGGCGTGTGCTCGATGCTCGGCTGCGCCTCGGTGCTGGGCACGCCGCTGGTCTACCGCAACCAGAGCTTGAGCGTGCTCTCCGGCGTGCTGCCGGAAGACGAACTGGAACAGCGCCTGCGCGACGCCGAAGCGGCGGTTGTGATGAAGCTCGGGCGCAACTTCGACAAGGTGCGCCGCGTGCTGCGCAAGCTCGGCCTGGACGACCGCGCCCATTACGTCGAGCGCGCGACCATGGCCAGCCAGAAGATAGTGCCGCTGGACGAGGTGGAGCCGATGGATTCGCCGTACTTCTCCATGATTCTGGTGCCCGGCCAGAAATGGCGGGGGTGAAGCGCACGACATTCTTTTCTCCCCTCTCCCGCTTGCGGGAGAGGGGCCGGGGGAGAGGGTCTAACCGGCAACTCCGAATCGCCTGAGCCACCCTCTCCCATAAATGGGAGAGTGAGCAGTCCGTGCACTGAGGAGGCAGTTCATTTATCTCAGCACACAGGACTCAGACCGTAGCCCGGATGCAATCCGGGAAACCCATTCCCCGGATTGCATCCGGGCTACAGGATTTACCGCATGAACATCGTCATCCTCGGCGCCAGTGCGCTGGCCACTGCACAACGTCTCAAGGCGCTTTATCCACAGGCGGAGATCCACGGCCTGCGCGGGCGTGCCGACGGCGCCGAGCGCCATTACGACGAGTTCGGCGAGCACCTGCGCACCCTGTATCGCGCCGGTCAGCCGCTGGTGGTGTTGTGCGCCGCCGGGATCGTCATCCGCAGCCTTGCCGCGCTATTGGCCGAGAAAGGCGCCGAGCCGCCGGTGCTGGCCCTGGCAGAGGATGGCAGCGCCGTGGTGCCGCTGCTCGGTGGCC
The genomic region above belongs to Pseudomonas sediminis and contains:
- a CDS encoding precorrin-8X methylmutase, producing the protein MLDYIRDGQEIYRRSFATIRAEANLNGIPADLEKLAVRVIHACGMVDVVEDLRFSPGAGAAGRAALLAGAPILCDARMVAEGITRPRLPANNQVICTLHDAGVPELAREVGNTRSAVALEHWREHLEGSVVVIGNAPTALFYLLEMLDAGAPKPALIIGMPVGFIGAAESKDALAADSRGVPYVIVRGRRGGSAMAVAAVNALASEVE
- a CDS encoding precorrin-2 C(20)-methyltransferase, whose translation is MAGRLLGLGVGPGDPELLTLKALRLLKSAPVVAYFVAKAKHNAGHGGNAFSIIEEHLDAAQQRLPLVYPVTTEKLAPPLSYEDVIADFYDTCAQQIAQLLDAGQDVAVICEGDPFFYGSYMYLHDRLAERYEVEVVPGVCSMLGCASVLGTPLVYRNQSLSVLSGVLPEDELEQRLRDAEAAVVMKLGRNFDKVRRVLRKLGLDDRAHYVERATMASQKIVPLDEVEPMDSPYFSMILVPGQKWRG